From Bacteroidota bacterium, one genomic window encodes:
- a CDS encoding acylneuraminate cytidylyltransferase family protein: MKYLYLIPARGGSKGIPNKNIKSLKGKPLIVYTIDCARKLTSDINICVSTDSLKIKKVVESQAKLKVPFLRNKKFATDKAGMYEVIIEALNYYEKQGVFYDAVVLLQPTSPLRAAEDVKKAQKLFSKKTDMIVSVKEADKNPYFNAFVEKDNMLVKLFNKRYLNRQEAPIVYQYNGAIYIINTESLKKAKSLSLKKVKKYVMSNESSVDIDSLIDWNLCELLLKKKFK; the protein is encoded by the coding sequence ATGAAATATCTATACTTAATACCTGCAAGAGGCGGATCAAAGGGCATTCCAAATAAAAACATAAAATCCCTAAAAGGAAAACCTCTTATCGTTTATACAATTGATTGCGCAAGAAAACTAACCTCCGACATAAATATTTGTGTATCTACTGATTCGTTAAAAATTAAAAAAGTTGTTGAAAGCCAAGCAAAGCTTAAAGTACCTTTCTTAAGAAATAAGAAATTCGCAACGGATAAAGCCGGGATGTATGAAGTAATAATTGAAGCGTTGAACTATTATGAAAAACAAGGCGTTTTTTATGATGCTGTTGTACTTTTACAGCCCACCTCTCCATTAAGAGCAGCAGAAGATGTAAAGAAAGCTCAAAAATTATTTTCAAAAAAAACAGACATGATTGTCTCTGTAAAAGAAGCTGATAAAAACCCTTATTTCAATGCATTTGTAGAAAAAGACAATATGCTAGTCAAGCTCTTTAACAAAAGATATCTCAATCGTCAAGAAGCACCAATTGTTTATCAATATAATGGAGCTATATATATAATAAACACAGAATCATTGAAAAAAGCAAAAAGCCTTTCTCTTAAAAAAGTAAAGAAGTATGTGATGAGTAACGAATCTTCAGTAGACATTGATTCACTTATCGACTGGAATTTGTGCGAGTTGTTACTTAAAAAGAAATTCAAATAA
- a CDS encoding ATP-binding cassette domain-containing protein, whose amino-acid sequence MSEEILKALMHLFGIISKQDEGASISHRRFVESFLKFQLTRDKVEEYLALYEGHSGYIKPTEEPIVSEEKTTEPAAEPIKKRRRTSMKDAVLLLSICKQINQTLTQKQKIVVVVRLLELIKADNQFTVQRMELIDTVCMVFNISSDELKIIHSFCINENPYTLESDDILVIDSEPVVVMDKEKGIKHIFSEGLDKEISILRVRSVDLYFVKYNGKSEIFLNGLTFNNKNIYLFAPGSTMRLPQGAVFYSDVVARFLSDKISVKLSFTAQNLEYKFPNGKVGLQDINISEKHGRLIALMGASGAGKTTLLNVLSGLETPSKGDVLINGIDLHKHPEKLDGIVGYIAQDDLLIEELTVFQNLYYNAKLCFKNLTDSETTALVHKTLSNLGLYEIRDIKVGNPLNKKISGGQRKRLNIALELIREPAVLFVDEPTSGLSSRDSENVMDLLKELSLKGKLIFVVIHQPSSDIYKMFDKLILLDTGGFPIYYKNPIEALVYFKTESNHLNAEQGECPTCGNVNPELLFNIIESRVIDDFGQFTNERKVKPTEWYERFKQNFIFKPVRAEKKLPESSFQIPSKLTQLLIFIKRDVLAKVSNMQYMLINLLEAPLLAFILSFIIKYISNPNSNVYIFRENENIPAYIFMCIIVSLFIGLTVSAEEIYRDRKILKRESLLNLSRTSYLFSKVFVLFTLSAIQSLLFVLVGNSIVEVNSQFWSYWGILFSVSCFANMLGLNISSSFNSAVTIYILIPLLIIPQMILGGAMFSFEKLNRKIGGGYSVPVIAEFMTARWAYEGLIVNQFKNNPYQKYFYDIEKQESFANYKQSLHLPELKLINDENKRLLKDKNDSTLQILKNNLEILKNEISWEEKINPRVKFGKLELLTLDKYDEASADEVNAYIDANIAFYGELFNAITAKKDELTNTLTSTKQNSQLMQKAYNSYYNENLSDIVKRTLEKNKIARSNGHLIQLIDPIYQEPTHVKLFDFKQPFYAPKKLFFGVSIETIVFNAIMIWLFTVVLYITLYFDAIKLLLNFFSKLLPNKE is encoded by the coding sequence ATGAGTGAAGAAATACTTAAAGCCCTCATGCATTTGTTTGGAATAATTTCCAAGCAAGATGAAGGTGCGAGTATTAGTCATAGACGATTTGTTGAGTCATTCTTAAAATTCCAGCTTACCAGAGATAAAGTTGAAGAATACCTTGCTTTATATGAAGGGCATTCCGGCTATATAAAACCTACAGAAGAACCTATTGTTTCGGAAGAAAAAACTACGGAACCTGCTGCAGAGCCTATTAAAAAAAGGCGTAGAACTTCGATGAAAGATGCCGTACTTCTTTTGTCTATTTGCAAACAAATCAATCAAACGCTTACTCAAAAGCAAAAGATTGTGGTGGTGGTAAGACTATTAGAACTTATAAAAGCCGACAACCAATTTACCGTGCAGCGTATGGAGCTTATTGATACCGTTTGCATGGTTTTTAATATAAGCTCTGACGAACTAAAAATAATTCACAGTTTTTGTATAAATGAAAATCCATACACACTAGAATCGGACGATATACTAGTAATAGACAGCGAACCGGTTGTTGTGATGGATAAAGAAAAAGGTATTAAGCATATCTTTTCGGAAGGATTAGATAAAGAAATAAGTATTCTTCGGGTAAGAAGTGTTGATTTATACTTTGTAAAATACAACGGCAAAAGTGAAATTTTCTTGAATGGGTTAACCTTCAACAACAAAAACATTTACTTGTTTGCTCCCGGCAGTACCATGCGATTGCCGCAGGGTGCTGTGTTCTATAGCGATGTAGTAGCTCGTTTTTTAAGTGATAAAATTTCTGTTAAATTATCTTTTACTGCTCAAAATTTAGAATATAAATTCCCAAATGGCAAAGTAGGATTACAAGATATTAATATATCCGAAAAACATGGCAGACTGATAGCCCTTATGGGTGCTAGTGGTGCGGGGAAAACAACATTATTAAATGTGCTTTCCGGATTAGAAACTCCATCGAAGGGAGACGTTTTAATCAATGGAATTGACTTACACAAACACCCCGAAAAACTAGACGGTATTGTAGGCTATATTGCTCAAGACGACCTACTAATTGAGGAATTAACTGTATTTCAGAATTTATACTACAATGCAAAACTGTGTTTCAAAAATCTAACAGATAGCGAAACCACTGCGCTTGTGCACAAAACACTTTCTAATCTTGGGTTGTATGAAATACGAGATATTAAAGTAGGAAATCCATTAAATAAAAAAATAAGCGGAGGACAACGAAAACGCTTAAACATTGCACTAGAACTTATTCGTGAGCCTGCTGTACTTTTTGTTGACGAGCCTACTTCAGGATTATCATCCAGAGATTCGGAGAATGTGATGGATTTGTTAAAGGAACTATCCTTAAAAGGCAAACTTATTTTTGTGGTTATTCATCAACCCTCATCAGACATTTATAAAATGTTTGACAAGCTTATTTTGCTTGATACGGGGGGATTTCCGATATACTACAAAAATCCGATTGAAGCGTTGGTTTACTTTAAAACAGAAAGTAATCACTTAAATGCAGAACAAGGAGAATGCCCAACATGCGGGAATGTAAACCCTGAACTTCTCTTTAACATTATAGAATCAAGGGTAATTGATGATTTTGGACAGTTTACCAATGAGCGAAAAGTAAAACCAACAGAATGGTACGAACGATTTAAACAGAACTTTATTTTTAAACCGGTACGTGCCGAAAAAAAATTACCGGAAAGCTCATTCCAAATTCCGAGTAAACTAACACAACTATTAATCTTCATTAAGCGTGATGTGCTTGCTAAAGTTAGCAACATGCAATACATGTTGATTAATTTACTGGAAGCCCCATTACTGGCATTTATACTCTCTTTTATAATAAAATACATTAGCAACCCTAATTCTAATGTGTATATTTTTAGAGAAAATGAAAATATACCTGCCTATATTTTCATGTGTATTATTGTGTCGCTTTTTATAGGATTAACAGTAAGTGCAGAAGAAATTTACAGAGACCGAAAAATACTAAAACGAGAATCGCTCCTAAATTTAAGTCGCACAAGCTATTTATTTTCAAAAGTATTTGTTCTATTTACCTTATCCGCAATACAATCGTTGCTGTTTGTGCTTGTTGGCAATTCTATTGTGGAAGTAAATAGTCAGTTTTGGTCGTATTGGGGAATTTTATTTTCTGTTTCCTGTTTTGCGAATATGCTTGGCCTAAATATCTCTTCATCCTTTAATTCGGCTGTTACAATTTATATCTTAATTCCATTGCTTATTATTCCTCAAATGATATTGGGAGGTGCTATGTTTAGTTTTGAAAAGCTAAATAGAAAAATTGGTGGAGGTTATAGCGTTCCAGTTATTGCCGAATTTATGACAGCCAGATGGGCTTATGAAGGATTAATTGTAAATCAGTTTAAAAATAATCCATACCAAAAATATTTTTACGATATAGAAAAACAAGAAAGCTTTGCCAACTACAAACAGAGCTTGCATTTACCGGAGCTTAAACTTATTAACGATGAAAACAAACGCCTTTTAAAAGACAAAAACGACTCTACCTTACAAATTCTTAAAAACAATTTAGAAATACTTAAGAACGAAATTTCTTGGGAAGAAAAAATAAACCCTAGAGTAAAATTTGGCAAACTTGAATTATTAACTCTAGATAAGTATGATGAAGCATCCGCAGATGAAGTAAATGCATATATAGATGCGAACATTGCTTTTTACGGAGAACTATTTAACGCAATAACTGCAAAGAAAGATGAACTTACAAATACTTTAACTAGCACTAAACAAAACTCACAATTGATGCAAAAAGCATACAATAGCTACTACAATGAAAACCTAAGTGATATCGTAAAAAGAACTTTAGAAAAAAACAAAATTGCCCGATCGAATGGGCACTTAATACAACTTATTGATCCTATTTATCAAGAGCCAACGCATGTTAAATTATTTGATTTCAAACAACCATTCTATGCACCTAAAAAATTGTTTTTTGGCGTAAGCATAGAAACCATTGTATTTAATGCGATAATGATATGGTTGTTTACCGTTGTATTATACATTACATTGTATTTTGATGCAATAAAACTACTGCTCAACTTCTTTAGCAAGTTGTTGCCAAATAAAGAATAA
- a CDS encoding class I SAM-dependent methyltransferase: MEATSITDKQFWIDYWKSKDFNIKLTDKPAFYTIFDEIISKQNTLSCLEIGGFPGYYSIYIKNKFPYSSTTLFDFVIVKEKLKELYSANNIKESAIQVLEGDINTFTFNTKYDFVFSLGFIEHFYDTKFVIQKHIDALNDNGSLLITLPNFRGINGFINKKFDIDNYNAHNIKCMDINFLKHTCEELKLSSISVSYYGGFSIWLEDMGKLNSLNKLFFYTLKFVGKAVSKIIPLKNRLFSPYIIIRAKR, encoded by the coding sequence TTGGAAGCAACCTCTATAACTGACAAACAATTTTGGATTGATTATTGGAAATCAAAAGATTTCAATATCAAACTAACGGATAAGCCAGCGTTTTATACAATTTTTGATGAAATAATTTCAAAACAAAACACATTATCTTGCCTTGAAATTGGTGGATTTCCTGGTTATTACTCAATTTATATCAAAAATAAATTTCCATACTCCTCAACTACTCTATTTGACTTTGTTATTGTAAAGGAAAAATTAAAAGAACTTTATTCAGCAAATAATATTAAAGAATCAGCCATTCAAGTTTTAGAAGGCGATATAAATACTTTTACATTTAATACTAAGTACGATTTTGTATTCTCCCTAGGCTTTATTGAACACTTTTACGACACAAAATTTGTTATCCAAAAACACATAGATGCCCTGAATGATAATGGATCTCTACTTATTACATTGCCAAACTTCAGAGGCATTAACGGATTTATAAATAAAAAATTTGATATTGATAATTACAATGCACATAATATTAAGTGCATGGATATAAATTTTTTAAAACATACGTGCGAAGAGCTGAAACTTAGTTCTATCTCAGTTTCTTATTATGGTGGATTTAGCATTTGGCTTGAGGATATGGGTAAACTAAATAGCTTAAACAAACTATTTTTTTACACATTAAAATTTGTTGGCAAAGCTGTTTCAAAAATTATTCCTTTAAAAAATAGATTATTCTCTCCTTATATAATAATAAGAGCAAAGAGATAA
- a CDS encoding transketolase: protein MEVSELKQKASQVRRDIVRMVHACQSGHPGGSLGCADFIVALYFKIMKHNPAFNMDGVGEDLFFLSNGHISPVWYSVLARSGYFPVKELATFRKLDSRLQGHPATHEHLPGIRVASGSLGQGLSVAAGAAMAKKLNNDNSLIYTLHGDGELQEGQIWEAAMYAAANKVDNLIATIDCNGRQIDGDVDKVLSLGDLKAKWHAFGWDVLEMNGNNMEDVVSGLQKAKQLTGKGKPIAILMRTEMGQGVDFMMGSHKWHGVAPNDEQLSKALAQLQETDGDY, encoded by the coding sequence ATGGAAGTAAGCGAATTAAAACAAAAAGCCTCTCAAGTTAGGCGAGATATAGTACGTATGGTTCATGCGTGTCAATCAGGTCACCCGGGTGGTTCATTGGGTTGTGCTGACTTTATTGTTGCACTTTATTTTAAAATAATGAAGCATAATCCTGCGTTTAATATGGACGGAGTAGGAGAGGATTTATTTTTTCTGTCAAACGGACATATCTCTCCTGTTTGGTATAGTGTGCTTGCACGTTCCGGATATTTTCCGGTAAAGGAATTGGCTACGTTTAGAAAATTGGATTCTAGATTGCAGGGGCATCCAGCGACACACGAACATTTGCCGGGAATACGAGTGGCTTCCGGTTCGTTAGGGCAGGGTTTGTCTGTAGCTGCAGGTGCAGCCATGGCAAAAAAATTGAATAATGACAATTCTTTGATTTATACATTGCATGGGGATGGCGAATTACAAGAAGGGCAAATTTGGGAAGCTGCAATGTACGCTGCTGCAAACAAAGTAGATAATCTAATTGCTACAATAGATTGTAACGGACGTCAAATAGATGGCGATGTAGATAAAGTGTTATCATTGGGCGATTTAAAAGCAAAATGGCATGCTTTTGGATGGGATGTATTAGAAATGAATGGTAATAACATGGAGGATGTTGTTTCTGGTTTGCAAAAAGCAAAGCAATTAACAGGAAAAGGAAAGCCAATTGCTATTTTAATGAGGACTGAAATGGGGCAAGGTGTAGATTTTATGATGGGAAGCCACAAGTGGCATGGTGTAGCCCCAAATGATGAGCAGCTTTCAAAAGCGTTAGCTCAGTTGCAAGAAACAGATGGAGATTACTAA
- a CDS encoding glycosyltransferase, producing the protein MNPKISIVTVVYNSKDLIEHTIISVLEQSFQDFEFIVVDGASKDGTLEVINKYKHKISKIISEKDKGIYDAMNKGLNLASGDYILYLNSGDEFFDRTTLEKVLTSTNDADIVYGKTSVIGNDRGIIGDARLKPPHKLSWKSLQYGMCVCHQSFIPKRSLCKPYDLSFKISSDIDWVISILKEAKVVQYYDGYISKFLVGGTSTKNKYKSWRERFKILSKHYGVFKTAINHIYIASRYFFLRNDFQ; encoded by the coding sequence ATGAATCCTAAAATAAGCATTGTAACAGTTGTATATAACTCAAAAGACCTAATTGAGCATACAATTATTAGTGTATTGGAACAGAGTTTTCAAGATTTTGAGTTTATTGTTGTTGATGGTGCATCAAAAGATGGAACACTGGAGGTAATAAATAAATACAAACATAAGATTAGTAAAATTATATCTGAAAAAGATAAAGGCATCTACGATGCAATGAATAAAGGGTTGAATTTAGCTTCCGGAGATTACATTCTCTATTTAAATTCAGGTGACGAATTTTTTGACAGAACAACATTGGAAAAGGTTTTAACAAGCACAAACGATGCCGATATAGTATACGGAAAAACTTCTGTTATTGGCAATGACAGAGGGATAATTGGCGATGCTAGACTTAAACCTCCTCACAAGCTTTCATGGAAAAGTTTACAATATGGAATGTGTGTTTGCCATCAATCTTTTATTCCTAAACGCAGCCTATGTAAGCCTTACGATCTTAGTTTTAAAATAAGTTCAGATATTGACTGGGTTATATCAATCTTAAAGGAAGCTAAAGTAGTTCAATACTATGATGGCTATATATCTAAGTTTTTAGTAGGTGGTACATCTACGAAAAACAAATACAAAAGTTGGAGAGAGCGTTTCAAAATTCTATCAAAACATTATGGAGTTTTTAAAACAGCCATTAATCATATATACATAGCCTCTCGTTATTTCTTTTTGAGAAATGATTTTCAGTAA
- a CDS encoding glycosyltransferase family 4 protein has protein sequence MKITHINTSKNAGGAAIACNRISSALNANAVQSNTLNQESFSAFTQRKIHTSILLEKLLLLPKQKSKNIRFKISNPQFGIDISSDDSVKDADILHLHWINNGFLSISSLNKLAKLNKPIVWTLHDMWAFTGICHHSRDCNNFENQCGNCFYLNTNSSTDLSNSIWKQKQLVYKKLNLSIVTCSNWLAQKARKSSLLKDISIQVIPNPIDVYKFKPFPKLDIRSELGLLNDTFYLLFVAANINDERKGIQHLLKALTILKERYSEKQVKIELLVIGNVKSEIKEHLPFRSKFLGYIDSEELMIKYYNASNTFITPSLDENLPNTIMEALSCGTPVVAYSTGGIPDMVDHLSNGYLAEYASPQDLAEGIDWVRKNNEMQISANARNKVLSNFTYDIVAQKYIDLYKKLL, from the coding sequence ATGAAAATCACCCACATAAATACCAGTAAAAACGCAGGAGGTGCTGCCATTGCATGCAATAGAATAAGCAGCGCTTTAAACGCCAATGCAGTTCAATCAAATACGTTAAATCAAGAAAGCTTCTCAGCATTTACCCAAAGAAAAATACATACTTCCATTTTATTGGAAAAATTGCTTTTACTACCAAAGCAAAAAAGTAAAAATATTCGATTTAAAATTTCTAATCCTCAGTTTGGAATTGATATAAGCTCTGATGATTCGGTTAAAGATGCTGACATACTTCATTTACATTGGATAAACAATGGTTTTTTATCCATCTCATCATTAAATAAGTTAGCCAAACTAAATAAACCAATTGTTTGGACATTGCATGATATGTGGGCTTTTACAGGTATTTGCCATCATAGTAGAGATTGTAATAATTTTGAAAATCAATGTGGTAATTGCTTTTACTTAAACACGAATTCATCAACTGACTTATCAAACAGTATTTGGAAACAAAAGCAATTGGTGTATAAAAAACTAAACTTATCTATTGTTACTTGCAGCAACTGGCTTGCCCAGAAAGCTAGAAAAAGCAGTTTGTTAAAAGACATATCAATTCAAGTTATTCCAAATCCTATAGATGTATATAAATTCAAGCCCTTTCCAAAACTTGATATCAGGAGTGAACTTGGTTTATTAAATGATACGTTTTACTTACTTTTTGTAGCTGCCAATATAAATGACGAGAGAAAAGGAATTCAACACTTATTAAAAGCATTAACTATTTTAAAAGAAAGATATTCTGAAAAACAAGTTAAAATAGAACTTTTGGTAATAGGCAATGTAAAGAGCGAAATTAAAGAACACCTACCCTTCCGTTCAAAATTTCTTGGATATATTGACTCAGAAGAACTGATGATAAAATATTATAACGCAAGCAATACTTTTATTACTCCTTCCTTAGACGAGAACCTTCCTAACACAATCATGGAAGCATTATCATGTGGAACACCCGTTGTAGCCTATTCAACCGGAGGAATTCCTGATATGGTAGATCATTTATCAAATGGCTATCTTGCAGAATACGCTTCTCCTCAAGATTTAGCAGAGGGTATAGATTGGGTCCGAAAAAACAATGAGATGCAAATATCTGCTAACGCACGAAACAAAGTTCTTAGTAACTTTACATATGATATTGTAGCTCAAAAGTATATAGATTTATACAAAAAGCTTCTGTAA
- a CDS encoding VWA domain-containing protein: MQDTKQSFFFRMVRKRRVRFISFLVIFISCFSSVYAQKKNTPPPQTTRILFIFDASFSMFGRWQSGIKMDIAKDMFTGFLDSLKDVPNLEVAFRAYGHQSRLNPPVGYPPDNSPRDCKDTKLEVPFETVNASIPKIRNRLKSISPTGTTPIAYTLEQCAEDFTPCANCRNIVILITDGIEECDGDPCAVSQALQKKGIILKPFIIGIGMDESFIKSFGCIGKYYDVSQEANFTKVLNVVISQALNSTTAQVNLLDKAGKPTETDVNMTFYDEFSGAIRYNYMHTINHRGNPDTVILDPITTYKMIVHTIPPQEKTNISLEAGKHTVIALDAPQGFLSLKINGINNYKSLQTIVRKKGTPTTLHVQEFNQLEKYIVGKYDLEILTLPRIVLEDVDISQSKTTTIEIPQAGMVSISKPSEGPASIYLEEKNKVVWVCNLKDNMIQENIVLQPGNYRIEYRPKSAKESIYTVEKKFKVESGSTVQVRVF; encoded by the coding sequence ATGCAGGATACAAAACAAAGTTTTTTTTTTAGAATGGTAAGAAAGAGAAGAGTTCGATTCATTTCTTTTTTAGTCATTTTTATTTCTTGTTTTTCCTCCGTTTATGCTCAGAAAAAAAACACTCCACCACCTCAAACAACCCGTATTTTATTCATATTTGATGCTTCTTTCAGCATGTTTGGTCGTTGGCAAAGTGGAATTAAGATGGATATTGCCAAAGATATGTTTACAGGCTTTTTGGATAGTTTAAAAGATGTTCCAAATTTAGAGGTTGCATTTCGTGCCTATGGTCATCAGTCTCGATTAAATCCTCCTGTTGGCTATCCACCCGATAATTCACCTAGGGATTGTAAAGACACAAAACTAGAAGTGCCATTCGAAACAGTAAATGCTTCTATTCCCAAGATTAGAAACAGATTAAAATCAATATCTCCAACAGGCACAACCCCTATTGCCTATACACTGGAGCAGTGCGCGGAAGATTTTACCCCTTGTGCTAATTGCAGAAACATAGTTATTCTTATCACTGATGGAATAGAGGAGTGTGATGGCGATCCTTGTGCAGTATCTCAAGCTTTGCAGAAAAAAGGAATTATTCTTAAGCCATTCATAATTGGGATAGGCATGGATGAAAGTTTTATTAAATCTTTTGGGTGTATAGGTAAATATTATGATGTGTCGCAAGAGGCTAATTTTACAAAAGTTCTAAATGTAGTTATTTCTCAGGCACTAAATAGCACAACAGCGCAAGTCAATCTTTTAGACAAGGCAGGAAAGCCAACTGAGACAGACGTAAACATGACTTTCTATGACGAATTTTCTGGTGCAATACGCTACAATTATATGCACACAATTAATCATCGTGGAAATCCGGATACTGTTATTCTTGATCCTATTACTACATATAAAATGATTGTACATACAATTCCTCCTCAGGAAAAAACAAATATTTCTCTCGAAGCAGGAAAGCACACTGTTATTGCCTTAGATGCACCACAGGGTTTTTTAAGTTTGAAAATTAATGGAATAAATAATTACAAATCTCTTCAAACAATTGTAAGAAAGAAAGGCACGCCAACTACTTTGCATGTCCAGGAGTTTAATCAATTGGAAAAATATATTGTAGGAAAATACGATTTAGAAATATTGACCTTGCCGAGAATTGTATTGGAGGATGTTGATATTTCTCAAAGTAAGACCACAACTATTGAAATTCCGCAAGCTGGAATGGTTTCTATTAGTAAGCCATCCGAAGGACCTGCTTCTATTTATTTAGAAGAAAAAAATAAAGTTGTTTGGGTTTGTAATTTAAAAGATAATATGATTCAAGAAAATATTGTGCTTCAGCCGGGTAACTATCGAATTGAGTATCGACCTAAATCAGCTAAAGAGTCTATATACACAGTTGAGAAAAAATTTAAGGTTGAATCAGGATCTACAGTGCAGGTTAGAGTCTTCTAA